GCGACCTCGCTGATGGCCTCCAGAATCCCCACCATAAAGTCGATGGCCCCAAAGGCAACGGCTGCCAGCCGCGCGCGGACAGACTGGCGCTGGCCCCCAGGCGAGGGGTGCAGCGCCTTCGCCAGCACCCTCACGTTGAAGAACTTGGCAAAATAGCGAGGCCCAAGGGCCACGACCCCGAACACCTGCGTCATGAACACCGACAGCAGTGCCAAGGCAAAGTTGTTGTTCAAGTCGGTGCTGGGCGAGCGGAAAAGGGGGATGATGACCTTCTCGGCCGCATGGTCCTTGCTCAGCTCGGCGACGGCCTCCACCGCTCCCTGTGCGTGCGCAGCGGCCGACTGCGCCGCGTGCTCTTCCACTACGCCAAAGGCACTGAGCCCGGGCAATAGGCCGAACCAGTTGGAGACCAGAACGTACAGGAAGATGATCGCCACGATGGCAAAAAAGCGCGGCGTCCACTGATAGTGTATCATCTATTCAGGCTTTTTCTTTGAGGAAGCAGGTCATCTACCTTATGTTAGTCTTCCGGTCTTTCTTCTCTTTAGTTTACCACAGCCTTAAGCCAATCTTCCTTTGCTATTCTGGCATTTTCTTTGGCTAGCCAGATTCTCAAGAAGTTAGCAGCTCCCATAGGAGACTTGAAGCCATCCATAGGTCTAGTGCGCCTCCGGTACTCCTTTATACCCCTCTCCAAAGGTGACGTTGTCTTTGGCTCTTTAGTTTCCAGTCTCATTTTGGCTACCTGAACAGCCTGTTTCACTTTGTCCCAGTCATTAGGAAATAGTTCCCTTGTCTTAAGGAAGACATTGCGGAGTTGATGCCAGGCACATAGGCGACTTTTAGCTTTAGGCAAGATAAAGCCTAAGGCAGTGGCGATAGCCTGGTCACCATCGTGGATAACCAGTAACCCCCGTCCGCTATTAGGAATCTCTAAAGCTTCAAGAAGGCTTATCCAAGAAGCTTGACTCTTATCTGGAGATAAAGCTGCGCCAAGATAAGCTCTTCGGCCACCCTTGCCTTCACCTAAGGCTAAAAGGTTCCAGTAAGGCTTACCTTT
The genomic region above belongs to candidate division KSB1 bacterium and contains:
- a CDS encoding F0F1 ATP synthase subunit A, giving the protein MIHYQWTPRFFAIVAIIFLYVLVSNWFGLLPGLSAFGVVEEHAAQSAAAHAQGAVEAVAELSKDHAAEKVIIPLFRSPSTDLNNNFALALLSVFMTQVFGVVALGPRYFAKFFNVRVLAKALHPSPGGQRQSVRARLAAVAFGAIDFMVGILEAISEVAKVISFSFRLFGNIFAGEVMLLVLASLVPLVLTLPFLGLEVFVGLIQAFIFYILTLAFFTVATTAHGQEGKEHETQ
- a CDS encoding transposase; amino-acid sequence: KGKPYWNLLALGEGKGGRRAYLGAALSPDKSQASWISLLEALEIPNSGRGLLVIHDGDQAIATALGFILPKAKSRLCAWHQLRNVFLKTRELFPNDWDKVKQAVQVAKMRLETKEPKTTSPLERGIKEYRRRTRPMDGFKSPMGAANFLRIWLAKENARIAKEDWLKAVVN